Proteins found in one Dehalococcoidales bacterium genomic segment:
- the cobA gene encoding uroporphyrinogen-III C-methyltransferase, which yields MKRGKVYLVGAGPGDPGLISKRGLDCLAQAEVIVYDRLLDERLLDSASPEAERIYVGKSASQHSKTQDEINRLLVQKAGEGKVVVRLKGGDPFVFGRGGEEAAVLVDKQLPFEVVPGVTSAVAVPAYAGIPVTHRGLASSFAVITGHEDPAKAVSSIDWAKLATAVDTLVFLMGMENLPQIVARLVEHGRPADTPVAVIEQGTRPGQKTAVGSLADIVDRVTEQSLRPPAVIVVGEVVGLREKLRWFDNRPLFGKRVLVTRARHQASALSRLLTERGAQPVELPAIDIQAAFNSDELDRAILQLKQYQWLVFTSVNGVEAFFQRLHALNLDSRSLGGLKVGVIGPATAGALALKGIVPDYMPEVYTGQGFVNGLKKLEVGGQRFLLPRADIADKELVEGLMKLGAEAREIAAYRTLPAVDAIARARQMLSDGEIDVITFTSSSTVSNLVTAFQGEPPPVNGAKVACIGPKTAETAVSKGLKVDILAREQTIPGLVTAIEEYFGKEA from the coding sequence GTGAAACGAGGTAAAGTCTATCTGGTCGGCGCCGGGCCGGGTGACCCCGGTCTGATTTCAAAGCGGGGGCTTGATTGCCTGGCGCAGGCTGAGGTCATTGTCTACGACCGCTTGCTCGATGAGCGGCTGCTGGACTCGGCATCCCCTGAAGCCGAGCGGATATACGTTGGCAAATCGGCCAGCCAGCACAGCAAAACACAGGACGAGATAAACAGGCTGCTGGTGCAGAAGGCAGGAGAGGGCAAGGTGGTGGTACGACTCAAGGGCGGCGACCCCTTTGTCTTCGGGCGGGGTGGTGAAGAAGCTGCTGTCCTGGTGGATAAGCAGCTACCGTTTGAGGTGGTGCCGGGGGTAACCTCGGCAGTGGCCGTACCTGCCTATGCCGGTATCCCGGTGACCCACCGCGGTCTGGCATCATCTTTTGCCGTTATCACCGGGCATGAAGACCCGGCGAAAGCCGTCTCCAGTATCGACTGGGCAAAGCTGGCGACGGCGGTGGATACCCTGGTCTTCCTGATGGGTATGGAAAACCTGCCCCAGATAGTGGCGCGACTGGTTGAGCATGGCCGTCCGGCGGATACGCCGGTAGCCGTGATTGAGCAGGGTACCCGGCCGGGACAAAAGACGGCGGTCGGTAGCCTGGCTGATATTGTCGATAGGGTAACAGAGCAAAGTTTAAGACCACCGGCGGTAATCGTGGTTGGTGAGGTGGTCGGGTTGAGGGAAAAGCTGCGCTGGTTTGATAATCGTCCCCTCTTCGGCAAGCGGGTACTGGTCACCCGGGCGCGGCACCAGGCCAGCGCTCTGAGTCGGCTCCTCACCGAGCGCGGAGCTCAGCCGGTGGAGCTACCGGCGATTGATATTCAGGCGGCATTCAATAGCGACGAGCTTGACCGGGCTATTTTGCAGTTAAAACAATATCAATGGCTGGTTTTTACCAGCGTCAATGGTGTGGAAGCCTTTTTTCAGAGGCTGCATGCCCTCAACCTGGACAGCCGCAGCCTCGGCGGGTTGAAAGTGGGCGTTATCGGGCCGGCGACAGCCGGAGCTTTAGCGCTGAAGGGTATAGTCCCCGATTACATGCCGGAAGTCTATACCGGCCAGGGGTTTGTCAACGGACTGAAGAAGCTGGAAGTTGGCGGACAGCGCTTTCTCCTTCCCCGGGCAGATATCGCCGATAAAGAACTGGTCGAAGGTCTTATGAAACTGGGCGCTGAAGCCCGGGAAATCGCCGCCTACCGGACGCTACCGGCGGTTGACGCCATCGCTCGGGCGCGGCAGATGCTTTCGGATGGTGAGATTGACGTTATCACCTTCACCAGTTCGTCTACGGTGTCCAATCTGGTGACTGCCTTTCAAGGAGAACCGCCGCCCGTGAATGGGGCTAAGGTTGCCTGCATCGGCCCCAAGACCGCGGAAACCGCTGTGAGCAAGGGACTGAAGGTGGATATCCTGGCCCGCGAGCAGACAATTCCCGGTCTGGTAACGGCTATCGAAGAATACTTCGGAAAGGAGGCTTAG